The following are encoded in a window of Pseudalgibacter alginicilyticus genomic DNA:
- a CDS encoding ribonucleotide-diphosphate reductase subunit beta: protein MSETIEPILQENKDRFVIFPIQHHDIWEWYKKSEASFWTAEEIDLHQDLTDWKNKLNDDERYFIKHILAFFAASDGIVNENLAENFVNEVQYSEAKFFYGFQIMMENIHSETYSLLIDTYVKDEKEKDLLFNAIENFPAIKKKADWALKWIESPSFAERLIAFAAVEGIFFSGAFCSIFWLKKRGLMPGLTFSNELISRDEGVHADFAVHLHNQHLINKVPKDRIREILIDALNIEREFITESLPASLIGMNAKLMAQYLEFVTDRLLTELNCEKEYNTANPFDFMDMISLQGKTNFFEKRVSEYQKAGVLNKEEEKDKFSFDADF, encoded by the coding sequence ATGTCAGAGACTATTGAGCCCATTTTACAAGAAAATAAAGATCGTTTTGTCATTTTTCCTATTCAACATCATGATATTTGGGAATGGTATAAAAAATCTGAGGCTAGTTTCTGGACGGCGGAAGAAATTGATTTACATCAAGATCTTACAGACTGGAAAAATAAATTAAATGACGATGAACGCTATTTTATAAAGCATATTTTAGCATTTTTTGCAGCAAGTGATGGTATCGTAAATGAAAATTTAGCTGAAAATTTTGTGAATGAAGTACAGTATAGTGAAGCGAAATTTTTCTATGGATTTCAAATCATGATGGAAAATATTCATAGTGAAACCTATTCGCTTTTAATAGATACTTATGTAAAAGACGAAAAGGAAAAAGACTTGTTATTTAATGCTATTGAAAACTTTCCGGCCATTAAAAAGAAAGCTGATTGGGCACTAAAATGGATTGAGTCTCCAAGTTTTGCTGAACGATTGATTGCTTTTGCAGCAGTTGAGGGAATTTTCTTCTCAGGGGCATTTTGTTCCATTTTCTGGTTAAAAAAGCGTGGTTTAATGCCTGGTTTAACATTTTCAAATGAACTGATTTCCCGTGATGAGGGAGTACATGCAGATTTTGCAGTGCATTTACACAATCAGCATTTAATTAATAAAGTGCCAAAAGATCGCATCAGAGAGATTTTAATTGATGCGCTCAATATTGAACGTGAGTTTATTACGGAGTCTTTACCTGCTAGTTTAATAGGGATGAATGCAAAATTAATGGCGCAGTATTTAGAGTTTGTTACAGATAGACTATTAACTGAGTTGAACTGTGAAAAAGAGTATAATACTGCTAATCCGTTTGATTTTATGGATATGATTTCATTACAAGGGAAAACAAATTTCTTTGAAAAACGGGTGTCTGAATATCAAAAAGCAGGAGTTCTTAATAAAGAAGAAGAAAAAGATAAATTTAGTTTTGATGCCGATTTTTAA
- a CDS encoding DUF3109 family protein → MFQIGKTIVSEDIIEKDFLCNLSACKGACCVDGDAGAPLDKEELDILKTIYPKVKPFLRKEGIQAIEAQGIYTTNEFGDMETPLINGADCAFVIFDDKKTALCGIEEAYNQGAISWKKPVSCHLYPIRIRDYTEFSGVNYDKWEICDDACSLGKELQIPIYKFVKEALIRKFGEDWYMELEKVAENFNNSK, encoded by the coding sequence ATGTTTCAAATAGGTAAAACCATTGTTTCTGAAGATATTATTGAAAAAGATTTTTTGTGCAACTTGTCTGCTTGCAAAGGAGCTTGTTGTGTGGATGGTGACGCAGGAGCACCACTCGATAAAGAAGAACTTGATATTTTAAAAACAATTTATCCAAAAGTAAAGCCGTTTTTAAGAAAAGAAGGTATTCAGGCAATAGAAGCACAAGGGATATATACAACCAATGAATTTGGTGATATGGAAACACCTTTAATAAATGGTGCTGATTGTGCTTTTGTTATTTTTGATGATAAAAAGACAGCGCTTTGTGGTATTGAAGAAGCATATAATCAAGGAGCGATTTCATGGAAGAAACCTGTGTCCTGTCATTTATACCCTATTAGAATTAGAGATTACACAGAATTTTCTGGTGTTAATTATGATAAATGGGAAATTTGTGATGACGCTTGTTCGCTTGGTAAAGAGCTTCAAATTCCTATCTATAAATTTGTAAAAGAAGCACTGATTAGAAAATTTGGAGAAGACTGGTACATGGAGTTAGAAAAAGTAGCAGAGAACTTCAATAACTCAAAATAA
- a CDS encoding MarC family protein has translation MQFNFKEIFTVFMVLFAVIDIIGNIPIIIDLRKKVGHIHSEKASIISGVILILFLFLGKSILNLIGIDVNSFAVAGAFILFFIALEMILGITLYKQEEHTADTASIFPLAFPLIAGPGSLTTLLALRAEYRVENIIVAIILNVTLIFIVLKTSSRIERFLGQNGISIIRKVFGVVLLAIAVKLFTHNIKDLFL, from the coding sequence ATGCAATTTAATTTTAAAGAAATATTCACCGTTTTTATGGTCTTATTTGCTGTAATTGATATTATTGGAAACATTCCTATTATTATAGACTTACGCAAGAAAGTTGGACATATACACAGCGAAAAAGCCTCTATAATTTCCGGAGTAATTTTAATTCTATTTCTATTTTTAGGAAAAAGTATTTTAAACCTAATCGGTATTGATGTAAATTCATTTGCCGTAGCAGGTGCTTTTATTTTATTTTTTATTGCTTTAGAAATGATTTTAGGTATTACACTTTACAAACAAGAAGAGCATACAGCAGATACAGCTTCTATTTTTCCTTTAGCATTCCCCCTAATTGCTGGGCCCGGTAGCTTAACAACCTTATTAGCCTTGCGAGCAGAATATCGGGTTGAAAATATTATTGTAGCTATTATTTTAAACGTAACTCTTATTTTTATAGTACTAAAAACCTCCTCAAGAATAGAGCGCTTCTTAGGTCAAAATGGCATTAGTATCATTAGGAAAGTATTTGGTGTCGTTTTATTGGCTATTGCTGTTAAGTTATTTACACACAATATTAAAGATTTATTTTTATAA
- a CDS encoding FAD-dependent oxidoreductase, translated as MFDTLIIGGGAAGLSCALILGSAKNKPFAIHKRIGIITHQKTSHLQTALFNNVLGLTPGTTGASILENGKIQLANLYPHIEQIDNEKVLELIESKNGFVVKTNKSTYTSKIAVIAIGYTNLMTIVGLENYVEPHPKSPIEKDRIWLKNTNHLIKENLYVAGTLAGWRSQFAMASGSGAHVATDILTLWNNGKDVKVHDKIG; from the coding sequence ATGTTTGATACTTTAATTATTGGCGGAGGTGCTGCAGGTTTGTCTTGCGCCTTGATTTTAGGCTCTGCAAAAAACAAACCCTTTGCCATACATAAACGGATTGGCATTATTACTCATCAAAAAACATCACATTTACAAACAGCATTATTCAACAATGTACTTGGACTTACACCAGGTACCACAGGTGCATCTATTCTTGAAAATGGCAAAATACAATTAGCTAATTTATACCCACATATAGAGCAAATAGATAACGAAAAAGTTTTAGAACTAATAGAGTCAAAAAATGGATTTGTTGTTAAAACAAACAAAAGCACATACACCTCCAAAATAGCAGTTATAGCTATTGGTTATACAAATTTAATGACGATTGTTGGTTTAGAAAACTATGTAGAACCACATCCAAAATCTCCCATAGAAAAAGATCGTATTTGGCTTAAAAACACCAACCACTTAATTAAAGAAAACCTATATGTTGCTGGAACATTAGCTGGTTGGCGGAGTCAATTTGCCATGGCTTCTGGAAGTGGTGCACACGTAGCAACCGATATTTTAACACTTTGGAATAACGGTAAAGATGTTAAAGTGCATGATAAGATTGGTTAA
- a CDS encoding DUF3192 domain-containing protein — translation MNSTLMNQLKLGMTTEQVTEILGNSYTISQNKIEDKKEIKILSYRNSDEFYLFKFENNSLKSWNRELLLPTIETKQN, via the coding sequence ATGAATAGTACATTGATGAATCAGTTAAAATTGGGCATGACAACCGAGCAGGTTACAGAAATTCTAGGAAATTCATATACAATTTCTCAAAATAAGATTGAAGATAAAAAAGAGATTAAAATATTATCATATAGAAATTCTGATGAATTTTATCTTTTTAAATTTGAAAATAATAGCTTAAAAAGCTGGAATAGAGAATTGTTATTACCGACTATAGAAACTAAGCAGAATTAA
- a CDS encoding S41 family peptidase: protein MQNQKKYLPLILGIAVAIGIFIGGKLNFADSSDKLFSKNSNKDKLNKLIDYIDYEYVDDVNTDSIVDVTVNGILDNLDPHSVYIPQKDMARVAENMKGDFVGIGISFYTYKDTIAVIRAIENGPSQKAGIKGGDRILMANGDSLFGKNIEDEQIIDKLKGPINTKVDLKVYRKGEPELLDFTVERAHIPITSVDAVYMLTEKLGYIKINRFAETTYKEFKKGLDQLIDLGATEIALDLRDNPGGFLSIAEQIVDEFLEDDTLILFTKNKRGSIEKSFATNSGDFEEGKVFVLINENSASASEIVAGALQDNDKGTIIGRRSYGKGLVQREMELGDGSAVRLTVSRYYTPTGRSIQRPYDHGNKDYYDDYYHRLESGELIDPEKIEVADSLKFITPKGKVVFGGGGIIPDVFVPIDSSMQNETLTYLQRRGFIGNFVFQILERDRTAYEGFLKQDFIDNFKVSDDLVIDFQDFLNIRADSNVTFVAYHDEVKQYIKATLADQLFGNGSFEEILNQRDIMIDEVIELSKGD from the coding sequence ATGCAAAATCAAAAAAAATATTTGCCTCTTATTTTAGGTATTGCTGTTGCTATTGGTATTTTTATTGGTGGTAAATTGAATTTTGCAGATTCCTCAGATAAATTATTTTCTAAAAACAGTAATAAGGATAAGCTTAATAAACTTATTGATTATATAGATTATGAGTACGTTGATGATGTGAATACGGATAGCATTGTGGATGTAACTGTAAATGGTATTCTGGATAATTTAGATCCGCATTCGGTATATATTCCACAAAAGGATATGGCTCGAGTTGCTGAAAATATGAAAGGTGATTTTGTGGGTATTGGTATCAGTTTTTATACCTATAAAGATACCATTGCTGTTATTAGGGCCATTGAAAATGGTCCTAGTCAAAAAGCAGGTATAAAAGGTGGTGACCGTATTCTTATGGCTAATGGCGATTCGCTTTTTGGTAAAAATATAGAAGATGAACAGATTATTGATAAGTTAAAAGGGCCAATTAATACTAAAGTTGATCTTAAAGTCTATAGAAAAGGAGAGCCAGAACTTTTAGATTTTACTGTAGAGCGTGCTCATATTCCCATTACAAGTGTAGATGCTGTGTATATGCTTACTGAAAAATTGGGATATATAAAGATTAATCGTTTTGCTGAAACTACATACAAAGAGTTTAAAAAAGGATTGGATCAATTGATTGATTTAGGAGCGACTGAAATTGCTTTGGATTTGCGGGATAACCCAGGTGGTTTTCTTTCCATAGCAGAGCAAATTGTGGATGAATTTTTAGAAGACGACACGCTTATTCTATTCACAAAAAACAAAAGAGGAAGTATTGAAAAAAGTTTTGCTACCAATTCAGGGGATTTTGAAGAAGGAAAAGTATTTGTGTTGATTAATGAGAATTCAGCATCTGCAAGTGAGATTGTAGCAGGAGCACTTCAGGATAATGATAAAGGTACTATTATTGGAAGAAGATCTTATGGGAAAGGGCTTGTGCAACGTGAAATGGAATTAGGTGATGGTAGTGCGGTACGGTTAACGGTGTCTCGTTATTATACTCCTACGGGACGTTCCATTCAACGGCCTTATGACCATGGTAATAAAGATTATTATGATGATTATTATCACAGATTAGAAAGTGGGGAACTTATAGATCCAGAAAAAATTGAAGTAGCAGATTCATTAAAATTTATCACACCTAAAGGAAAGGTAGTTTTTGGTGGAGGAGGTATTATTCCAGATGTTTTTGTGCCAATTGATAGTAGTATGCAAAACGAAACGTTAACGTATTTACAAAGACGAGGTTTTATTGGAAATTTTGTATTTCAAATTTTGGAAAGAGATAGAACGGCTTATGAAGGTTTTTTAAAACAAGATTTTATTGATAATTTTAAGGTAAGTGATGATTTAGTTATTGATTTTCAAGATTTTTTAAATATTAGAGCTGATTCCAATGTTACGTTTGTTGCTTATCATGATGAAGTAAAACAATACATTAAAGCTACACTAGCAGACCAGCTTTTTGGTAATGGTTCTTTTGAAGAAATTCTAAACCAACGCGATATTATGATTGATGAGGTTATTGAGTTGAGTAAAGGTGATTAG
- a CDS encoding deoxycytidylate deaminase, whose product MSDKKQLKYDKAYLRIAEEWGKLSFCKRKQVGALIVKDRMIISDGYNGTPTGFENFCEDEEGYTKWYVLHAEANAILKVAASTQSCKGATLYITLSPCKECSKLIHQAGIVKVVYHKAYKDDSGLKFLEKAGIELKLIEDLKP is encoded by the coding sequence ATGTCAGATAAAAAACAATTAAAATATGATAAGGCCTACTTAAGAATTGCCGAAGAATGGGGGAAACTTTCTTTTTGTAAGCGTAAACAAGTAGGAGCATTAATTGTAAAAGACAGAATGATTATTTCAGATGGCTATAACGGGACGCCTACAGGATTTGAAAATTTTTGTGAAGATGAAGAGGGGTATACAAAATGGTATGTTTTACATGCTGAAGCCAATGCTATTTTGAAAGTGGCCGCTTCTACACAATCTTGTAAAGGGGCAACATTATATATTACGTTGTCTCCTTGTAAAGAATGTAGTAAGTTGATACATCAAGCTGGCATTGTAAAAGTGGTGTATCACAAAGCTTACAAAGATGATTCTGGACTAAAATTTTTAGAAAAAGCTGGTATTGAATTAAAATTAATAGAAGATTTAAAACCCTAA
- a CDS encoding HupE/UreJ family protein: MLENFWFNVEYGVNHVLDINAYDHVLFLIVLTIPYMFKDWKRVLLLVTMFTFGHTLSLVLAAYGVVNVDGSLVEFLIPVTIMIVALFNVFTSGKGAQKERVGVLFFSTLFFGLIHGLGFAREFQMLVGKSDNKLLVLLEFALGIELAQIIIVFMVLFLAYIVQTIFRFSKRDWIMVISSVVVGLVIPMIIESDFLS; the protein is encoded by the coding sequence ATGCTTGAAAATTTTTGGTTTAACGTAGAATATGGTGTCAATCATGTGCTTGATATCAATGCTTATGATCATGTGCTTTTTTTAATAGTTCTTACCATTCCGTATATGTTTAAGGATTGGAAACGTGTTCTATTATTAGTAACAATGTTTACTTTTGGTCATACACTATCTTTAGTTTTAGCTGCCTATGGAGTAGTAAATGTTGATGGGAGTTTAGTTGAGTTTTTAATTCCTGTAACCATTATGATTGTAGCACTATTTAATGTGTTTACATCAGGTAAAGGGGCTCAAAAAGAGCGTGTTGGTGTCTTGTTTTTTTCAACACTTTTTTTTGGATTGATTCACGGCTTAGGCTTTGCTCGTGAATTTCAAATGTTAGTTGGGAAATCAGATAATAAATTGTTAGTATTGTTAGAGTTTGCTTTAGGCATAGAATTAGCTCAAATTATCATTGTATTTATGGTATTATTTTTAGCCTATATTGTACAGACAATTTTTAGATTTTCTAAGCGTGATTGGATTATGGTTATATCATCTGTAGTGGTTGGGCTGGTAATTCCTATGATTATAGAAAGTGATTTCTTATCTTAA
- a CDS encoding glutamate synthase subunit beta — translation MGKITGFKEFERQDESYTPVVDRVKHYNEFTVPLKEEEITKQGSRCMDCGIPFCHSGCPLGNLIPDFNHMVHQGEWQKASWLLHSTNNFPEFTGRLCPAPCEKSCVLGIIEDPVSIENIEKMIVERAFKEGWIKPQPPKVRTGKTIAIVGSGPAGLAAAQQLNRAGHTVTVFERDNAIGGLLRYGIPNFKMEKGVIDRRIAILEAEGITFKVNVNVGENYPVEKLKDFDAVVLCGGATVRRSLPTPGIDADGVVQAMDFLTQQTKVVFGETIENQVLATDKHVIVIGGGDTGSDCVGTSNRQGAKSVVNFEIMPKPPGHRSPTTPWPFWPLQLKTSSSHEEGVERNWLINTKEFITDENGKLTALKTVNVEWKMVPGERPQLIEIEGTEKTWPCDLALLALGFTGPESTIADQLGLEKDARSNYKAEYGKYQTNVPNIFTAGDMRRGQSLIVWAISEGREAARQVDIYLMGKSDLPTKDEAGDLVAL, via the coding sequence ATGGGAAAAATAACAGGATTTAAAGAATTTGAAAGACAAGATGAAAGTTACACGCCTGTAGTAGACCGTGTAAAACATTATAATGAATTTACAGTACCTTTAAAAGAGGAGGAAATTACAAAGCAAGGGTCTCGTTGTATGGATTGTGGTATTCCTTTTTGTCATAGTGGATGTCCTCTTGGAAATTTAATTCCAGATTTTAATCACATGGTACATCAAGGTGAATGGCAAAAAGCTTCTTGGTTACTACATTCAACGAATAATTTTCCTGAATTTACTGGGAGATTGTGTCCAGCGCCATGCGAAAAATCATGTGTTTTAGGTATTATTGAGGATCCTGTTTCTATTGAAAACATAGAAAAGATGATTGTAGAACGGGCTTTTAAAGAAGGCTGGATTAAACCTCAGCCGCCAAAGGTTAGAACAGGAAAAACGATTGCTATTGTAGGTTCTGGACCTGCTGGCTTGGCTGCTGCTCAACAATTGAATAGAGCAGGACATACTGTTACAGTTTTTGAAAGGGACAACGCTATTGGTGGACTATTGCGTTACGGGATTCCTAATTTCAAAATGGAAAAAGGCGTGATTGACCGTCGTATAGCTATTTTAGAAGCTGAAGGGATTACTTTTAAAGTAAATGTAAATGTTGGTGAAAATTATCCTGTAGAAAAATTAAAAGATTTTGATGCTGTTGTTCTATGTGGTGGAGCTACGGTAAGAAGAAGTTTGCCAACACCTGGGATAGATGCAGATGGTGTGGTTCAAGCTATGGATTTTTTAACACAACAGACCAAAGTTGTATTTGGAGAAACTATAGAAAACCAAGTTTTAGCTACAGATAAACATGTTATAGTTATTGGAGGTGGGGATACTGGTTCAGATTGTGTTGGAACTTCCAATCGTCAAGGGGCTAAATCTGTGGTAAATTTTGAAATTATGCCCAAACCTCCAGGACACCGTTCTCCCACAACACCATGGCCTTTTTGGCCATTACAGTTGAAAACATCTTCTTCACATGAAGAAGGCGTTGAAAGAAATTGGTTAATCAATACCAAAGAATTTATAACGGATGAAAATGGAAAGCTAACAGCATTGAAAACCGTTAATGTAGAATGGAAAATGGTTCCAGGTGAACGTCCGCAATTAATTGAAATTGAAGGTACAGAAAAAACATGGCCTTGTGATTTAGCATTGCTGGCATTAGGCTTTACGGGGCCTGAAAGCACCATTGCAGACCAATTAGGCTTAGAAAAAGATGCCCGTTCAAACTATAAAGCTGAATACGGTAAATATCAAACCAATGTGCCAAATATTTTTACTGCTGGTGATATGCGTCGTGGACAGTCCTTAATTGTTTGGGCTATTTCTGAAGGTAGAGAGGCTGCGCGCCAAGTAGATATTTATTTGATGGGTAAATCAGATTTACCTACTAAAGATGAAGCAGGTGATTTGGTTGCTTTGTAA